In Corynebacterium ulcerans, one genomic interval encodes:
- the ppk2 gene encoding polyphosphate kinase 2: MSASEKELPTIDLAAIEGYIVDDSDEDDPILLAPDGTPVDTWKESYPYPERMSREEYEHTKRALQIELLKWQNWTKDTGQRHIILFEGRDAAGKGGTIKRFNEHLNPRGARTVALEKPSPRESTSWYFQRYIEHFPCAGEIVFFDRSWYNRSGVERVMGFCTESQHAEFLREVPMLENMILGSGISLTKFWFSVTQKEQRTRFAIRQVDPVRQWKLSPMDLASLDKWDDYTRAKEEQFRYTDTDESPWITIRSNDKKRARINAMRYILSKFEYTNKDHDVVGIPDSNIVMRGRDRIGD, translated from the coding sequence ATGAGTGCATCGGAGAAAGAGCTACCAACCATAGACCTTGCAGCAATCGAGGGCTATATAGTTGATGACTCTGATGAGGATGATCCCATTCTCTTGGCCCCGGACGGGACTCCGGTGGACACATGGAAAGAGTCTTATCCTTATCCCGAGCGTATGTCGCGGGAAGAGTATGAGCACACGAAGCGTGCTTTGCAGATTGAACTGCTGAAATGGCAGAACTGGACAAAGGATACAGGTCAGCGTCATATCATTCTGTTTGAGGGGCGCGATGCTGCCGGTAAAGGTGGCACTATTAAGCGTTTTAATGAGCATCTGAATCCTCGTGGTGCTCGGACAGTTGCGCTGGAGAAACCTTCGCCGAGAGAATCCACTTCATGGTATTTCCAACGCTATATTGAGCATTTCCCGTGTGCTGGTGAGATCGTCTTTTTTGACCGCTCATGGTACAACCGTTCGGGTGTGGAGCGTGTGATGGGATTCTGCACGGAATCGCAGCATGCAGAGTTTCTTAGAGAAGTGCCAATGCTGGAAAATATGATCTTGGGTTCCGGTATATCGCTTACCAAATTTTGGTTCTCGGTGACTCAGAAAGAGCAGAGGACACGGTTCGCAATTAGGCAGGTTGATCCTGTGCGGCAGTGGAAGCTTTCTCCGATGGACCTCGCGTCTTTGGATAAATGGGATGACTATACGCGGGCGAAGGAAGAGCAATTCCGTTATACGGACACGGATGAATCTCCTTGGATCACGATCCGATCTAACGATAAGAAGCGAGCTCGTATCAATGCGATGAGGTACATCCTGAGCAAGTTTGAATATACAAACAAAGACCATGACGTTGTAGGAATACCGGACTCGAATATCGTGATGCGCGGGCGAGATCGAATTGGGGATTAG